CGAAGGCCACGCCGAGGCCGACCGACAGTTCCATCTGCTGGCCGAGACGGCGGGCGACCGCGTAGTCACGCGACTGATGCGGATCACCAGCACCCACTGAAGGAGCAGCCGACCGAGCGCCCCGGACCTCCGGCCCTGACCGGGTCTTGACGGCCACCGCGCGACTCCATAAAATCGGGTTAAACGTTTAAATCTACCGGGGACCGTCGGAGGTCTCTGCACTGCCACTCTTTCACTTTTCGCCCGTCTGAGGCATCACCTTCTCTTGTATTACGAGGTTAAACGTTTAACCTCAGAGGTCTTCCATGTTGTCCAAGTCCGCCGTCACCCTGGTTCAGGTCGCCCGCGAGGCCGGCGTCTCGACGGCCACGGTGTCGTTCGTCGTCAACGGAACCAAGCCGGTCAGCGCGGCCGTCGAGGAACGGGTGCGTACGGCGATCCGGACGCTGGGCTACCAGCCTTCCCACACGGCCCAGGCGCTGCGTACCGGCAAGAGTGCCACCCTGGGCCTGCTCATCCCGGACCTCACCAACCCCTTTTTCCCCAAGCTGGCCCAGAGCATCGAGCAGGAGGCGCGGCGGCGCGGCTACGCCGTCCTGCTTTCCGATTCCCACGACGACCCCGCCCTGCAGGCCGAGGCCCTGACCACCTTCGCGCGGCGCGGGGTCGACGCCCTGCTGGTCGTGCCGGCGGTCGGCACCGCCCAGCGCCTGCGGACCCGCCTGCCCCTGATCCTGATCGACCGCGAGGTCGGGGGCCACGCCACGGTCCAGAGCGACAAGGTGCAGGGTGGCCAGCTGGCGGCGGCGCACCTGATGGCGCTGGGGCACCGCGAGGTGGCCGTGCTGGCCGGGCCGGGCCGCCAGGGCGAGCCAGGCGCGCGGGTCCAGGGCATGCTCGCGGAGATGCGGCGGGCCGGGGCCGGACTTCCGGCGTCGGCGCTGCACTACAGCGGCTACGGCGTCGAGGACGGCCGGGCCGGAGCGCACGCCCTGCTCGACGCCCACCCGGAGACCACCGCCCTGCTGGCCGCCAACGACACCCTGGCCCTCGGGGCCCTGAGCGCCGCCCAGAGCCGGGGCCTGCGCGTGCCCGGCGACCTGTCGCTCGTGGGCTTCGACGACATCTTCTGGGCCGCCCTGAGTTCGCCGCCGCTGACCACCGTGCGCCAGGACACGCAGGCCCTCGCCCGGCTGGCGGTCGAGCAGGCCCTGTCGGGGCACGCCCCCGCTCCCCTGGCCCACATTCCCACCGAACTGATCGTGCGCGGCTCCACCGGCCCCGCCCCCCACCGGAGGTCCCCTTGATTCTCATCGCAGGCAGCGCCAACCTCGATTTCATCACCCGTGTTCCCCACCTGCCCCGCCCCGGCGAAACCGTGCTAGGACCGGGCTTCCGCACCGCCGCCGGGGGTAAAGGGGCCAATCAAGCCGTCGCCTGCGCCCGCAGCGGCGTCCCGACCCGGTTTTTCGGGGCCATGGGGGACGACCCCTACGCCGGCGTTCTGCGCGGCTCGCTGCGGGAAAGCGGCGTGCAGGACCTCAGCCTGACGCTGCCGCTGCCCACCGGCGCAGCCTTCATCACCGTGGCCGAGTCCGGCGAGAACGTGATCGCCGTCGCCTCGGGGGCCAACGCGGGCCTGACCCCCGAGCAGCGGCCGCCCCTGGAGGGCGCCACCGTTCTCGTGCTGCAACTCGAAATTCCTCTGGAGACCGTGCAGGCCTACGCCCGCGCCGCCCGGGAACGGGACATCCGGGTGATCCTGAACGCCGCGCCCGCCACCGCACTGAGCGCCGCACTGCTGGCCGACGTGGACGTGCTGGTGGTCAACGAGGGCGAGCTGGACACGCTGAGCGGCCCCGGCAGCCAGCCGGGCGACCTCGAAGGCCAGCTGCGCCGCGTGCAGGCCCAGGGCCCCCGCACGGTGCTGGTCACGCTGGGCGGCGAAGGCAGCGCCGCGCTGAGCGGCGAGGACCTGATCCGTGTGCCTGCGCCCGCCGTGACGGTGCTCGACTCGACCGGCGCGGGCGACACCTACGTCGGCGTGCTGGCCGGAGCACTGGGGGGCGGCGAGCCGCTGGAGCGGGCGATGCGCCGGGCGACCGTGGCGGCCTCGCTGGCCTGCACCCGCGAGGGCGCGCAGCCCAGCATGCCCAGCCGCGACGAGATCGAGCGCGGCCTGACCGGAGAGCGGGCATGAAGCGCCGCGGCCTCCTGCACCCCGACCTCAGCGCCCTGGTGGCGCGCGCCGGGCACACCCAGACCATCGTGCTGGCCGACACGGGTCTGCCCGTTCCTGCGGGGACGCCGTGCATCGAACTGGGCGTCACGGCGGGGCTGCCCGCGCTGCTGGACGTGCTGCGCGCCGTGCTGACCGAGCTGGTGGTCGAGGGCGCGACCGTGGCCGCCGAGACGCGGCAGCGCTCGCCCGAGTGGTACGCCGGGCTGCGGGAGGTGCTGGGTGAGGTGCTGGAAGAGGCCCCCGCCGAACTGCCGCACGAGGCCCTGAAGGCCGCCTTGCCCCACGCGCTGGCGGTCGTGCGGACCGGCGAGACCACCCCCTACGCCAACGTGATCCTGCACTGCGGGGTGAACTTCTGATGACGGCCCCCGGCGCGCCCACCCCCCGCCTGAGCATGCGGGGCATCACCCGGCAGTTCGGGCCGGTCACCGTGCTGCACGGCATCGACCTCGACATCCTGCCCGGCGAGGTCCACGCGCTGCTGGGCGAGAACGGCGCGGGCAAGAGCACCCTGATGAAGATCCTGGCCGGGGTGCAGCCGCCGACCAGCGGCGAGATCACGCTGGGCGGAGAGCCGGTCCGCTTCCGCAGCGTCGCCGAGGCGTCGCGCCAGGGCGTACGGATGCTGTTCCAGGAACTGAGCCTCGCGCCCGACCTGACGGTCGAGGAGAACCTGTTTCTGGGCCACATGCGCCCGGTGGTGGACGGCCGCGACCTGCGGGCGCGCGCGCAGGCGCAGCTCAGGGACCTCGGGCTCTCGCTGCCGCTGGGCCGCCCGGTGCGGACCCTCACCGTCGGCGAGCGGCAGATGGTCGCCATCGCCCGCGCCCTGACCGGCGACACGCAGGTGCTCGTTCTCGACGAACCCACCGCCCCCCTGACCAGCCACGAGATCGAGCAGCTCTTCGCCTTCATCGGGCAGGTGCGGGCGCGCGGCGTGTCGGTGGTCTACATCTCGCACCACCTCGCCGAAGTCTTCCGGATCGCCGACCGGGTCACCGTGCTGCGCGACGGCCACAGGGTCGCCACGGCGGCGGTACCGGACACCACGCCCGCCCAGGTCATCGAATGGATGGTCGGCCGGCACGTCGAGGTGCGCTCGCGCGTGCATCCCGCGCAGCCGGAAATCGCCTTTACCGTGCAGGTGGAGCCCGAGGCCCAGTCCCCCTTCGAGCTGACCCTGCGGCGCGGCGAGATCGTGGGCCTCGTGGGGATCATCGGCAGTGGCCGCACCGCCGCCACGCGCGCCCTGATGGGCGTGGGCGGGCGCAGCGTCTGGAACGGCCGCCGGGTGCGCTCGCTGCGCGACGCGCGCCGGGCGGGGCTGGGCGTGGTCCCCGAGGACCGCAAGACCGAGGGCGCGGTCCTCGACGGGACCATCCGCGAGAACATCGCCCTGTCGAGCCTCGGGCAGGTCACGCGCCTGGGCGTCGTGCAGCCGGGGGCCGAGCGCGCCCTGGTGCGCCGCTGGATGGAGGACCTGCACGTGCGCCCCCCCAACCCCGAGTACCGCGTGGGCGCGCTCTCGGGCGGCAACCAGCAGAAGGTGGTGCTGGGCCGGGTGCTGGCGACGCGCCCGCAGGCGCTCGTGCTGGAAGAACCCACGCGCGGCGTCGACATCGGCGCGCGCGAGGAGATCTACGAGGTCATCGCGGGCCTGAGCCGCGCGGGCCTGCCGGTCGTGCTGTCGAGCAGCGACTCGCCCGAGGTGCTGGGCCTCGCCGGGCGGGTCCTGGTCTTCCGGGACGGCGCGGTCGTCAAGGAACTTCACGCCCCCATTTCCCTAGAGGAGGTCACGGCCCATGTCACTGGTGCAAGCGTCGCCTAATCCTGTCCGCCTGACCCTGAGCCGCTACGGCCTGTGGTTCATCTTCGCCGCGCTGGTCATCGTGGCGAGCCTGCTGTCCGACCGCTTCCTGACCGGCGGCAACCTCCTGAACATCGCCCGCCAGACCAGCGTCAACGCGCTGCTGGCCTTCGGCATGACGGCCGTCATCCTCACGGCGGGCATCGACCTGTCGGTCGGGTCCATCGTGGCGGTGGTCGGGGTGGGCGCGGCGCTGCTCGACCACGCGGGCCTGCCCTTCGGCCTCACGGCCGTCCTCGTGCTCGTGGCCGGGGGCGTCATCGGGGCGCTCAACGGGCTGGTGGTGGCGTATGGCCGCATCGCGCCCTTCGTGGTGACGCTCGCGGCCCTGACCATCTGGCGGGGCGTGACCCTGGTGATGACCGACGGCACGCCCGTCAGCGGCCTGAGCAGCGCCTTCCAGGCCTTCGGGAACACCGACTGGCTGGGCCTGCCCAGCACGGCCATCGTCGCCCTGATCGCCCTGGCGGTGACGTGGTTCGCGCTGCGCCGCACGGCCTGGGGGCGCGGCATCTACGCCCTGGGCAGCAGCGAGGACGCCGCGCGCTTCGCCGGGCTGGGCGTCGAGAAGCTCAAGGTGACGGTGTACGCCTTCAGCGGCCTGCTCAGCGCCGTCGCGGCCCTGCTGCTCACGTCGCGCCTGTTCTCGGCGCAGCCCACGGCGGGCAGCGGCTTCGAGCTCGACGCCATCGCGGCCGTCGTGGTGGGGGGCACCAGCCTCTCGGGCGGGCGCGGCACGGTCATCGGCACGCTGCTGGGCGCGCTGATCATCGGGGTCCTGAACAACGCCATGAACCTGCTCGACGTCAACGCCTTCTATCAGCAGATCGTCAAGGGCGGCGTGATCCTCGGCGCGCTGCTGCTCGAACGCCTGCTCAACCGCAACTGATCCGCCCCTCCCCCCGCCTCTGCCCCCGCCCTCTTCCCAGACCCCGGAGGTCCCCCATGAACA
The genomic region above belongs to Deinococcus gobiensis I-0 and contains:
- a CDS encoding LacI family DNA-binding transcriptional regulator, with protein sequence MLSKSAVTLVQVAREAGVSTATVSFVVNGTKPVSAAVEERVRTAIRTLGYQPSHTAQALRTGKSATLGLLIPDLTNPFFPKLAQSIEQEARRRGYAVLLSDSHDDPALQAEALTTFARRGVDALLVVPAVGTAQRLRTRLPLILIDREVGGHATVQSDKVQGGQLAAAHLMALGHREVAVLAGPGRQGEPGARVQGMLAEMRRAGAGLPASALHYSGYGVEDGRAGAHALLDAHPETTALLAANDTLALGALSAAQSRGLRVPGDLSLVGFDDIFWAALSSPPLTTVRQDTQALARLAVEQALSGHAPAPLAHIPTELIVRGSTGPAPHRRSP
- a CDS encoding ribokinase, which produces MILIAGSANLDFITRVPHLPRPGETVLGPGFRTAAGGKGANQAVACARSGVPTRFFGAMGDDPYAGVLRGSLRESGVQDLSLTLPLPTGAAFITVAESGENVIAVASGANAGLTPEQRPPLEGATVLVLQLEIPLETVQAYARAARERDIRVILNAAPATALSAALLADVDVLVVNEGELDTLSGPGSQPGDLEGQLRRVQAQGPRTVLVTLGGEGSAALSGEDLIRVPAPAVTVLDSTGAGDTYVGVLAGALGGGEPLERAMRRATVAASLACTREGAQPSMPSRDEIERGLTGERA
- the rbsD gene encoding D-ribose pyranase, with the translated sequence MKRRGLLHPDLSALVARAGHTQTIVLADTGLPVPAGTPCIELGVTAGLPALLDVLRAVLTELVVEGATVAAETRQRSPEWYAGLREVLGEVLEEAPAELPHEALKAALPHALAVVRTGETTPYANVILHCGVNF
- a CDS encoding sugar ABC transporter ATP-binding protein, with the translated sequence MTAPGAPTPRLSMRGITRQFGPVTVLHGIDLDILPGEVHALLGENGAGKSTLMKILAGVQPPTSGEITLGGEPVRFRSVAEASRQGVRMLFQELSLAPDLTVEENLFLGHMRPVVDGRDLRARAQAQLRDLGLSLPLGRPVRTLTVGERQMVAIARALTGDTQVLVLDEPTAPLTSHEIEQLFAFIGQVRARGVSVVYISHHLAEVFRIADRVTVLRDGHRVATAAVPDTTPAQVIEWMVGRHVEVRSRVHPAQPEIAFTVQVEPEAQSPFELTLRRGEIVGLVGIIGSGRTAATRALMGVGGRSVWNGRRVRSLRDARRAGLGVVPEDRKTEGAVLDGTIRENIALSSLGQVTRLGVVQPGAERALVRRWMEDLHVRPPNPEYRVGALSGGNQQKVVLGRVLATRPQALVLEEPTRGVDIGAREEIYEVIAGLSRAGLPVVLSSSDSPEVLGLAGRVLVFRDGAVVKELHAPISLEEVTAHVTGASVA
- a CDS encoding ABC transporter permease, with protein sequence MSLVQASPNPVRLTLSRYGLWFIFAALVIVASLLSDRFLTGGNLLNIARQTSVNALLAFGMTAVILTAGIDLSVGSIVAVVGVGAALLDHAGLPFGLTAVLVLVAGGVIGALNGLVVAYGRIAPFVVTLAALTIWRGVTLVMTDGTPVSGLSSAFQAFGNTDWLGLPSTAIVALIALAVTWFALRRTAWGRGIYALGSSEDAARFAGLGVEKLKVTVYAFSGLLSAVAALLLTSRLFSAQPTAGSGFELDAIAAVVVGGTSLSGGRGTVIGTLLGALIIGVLNNAMNLLDVNAFYQQIVKGGVILGALLLERLLNRN